One [Clostridium] saccharolyticum WM1 DNA segment encodes these proteins:
- a CDS encoding collagen-binding domain-containing protein: protein MDNISYSDEAMASAGIPFDDINWYNIEGQPFGLASRFNVIVFNDANNIIDVEGPVAIGGSFYSPRGLSVGFARDSGYREANYSPDLVRFLVGGNVSMNGPLVVIGHVVVGGGFRAAKGSTYLIGKDGTSNGIQELKFLYQASGGSQYWTPSDQGNHYVVSSYDVPRYIPASRIGANLPGFFNDARESIGYYKNCIEDLAPNGRVVDNNYEWILMGNDPVQNVFLIDVRPNGLINKGIRAEVPQGSTVIVRLRTGANAHLQYGVYGERSKANETLYVFEDATNIYMEKSSDIWGSILAPQAMFHAHSTGGHVSGNAALGAFAVNANSGFEFHYFPFVGGVICQALAPVPEVPQILPGREEQPVLVCPECPVPAPCPPAEPCPAPTPCPPPEPCPKCPVPAPCPECPAPAPCPPAKPCPECPAPAPCPPAKPCPECPAPTPCPPAKPCPECPAPTPCPPAKPCPECPAPTPCPPPKLCPTCPPPIPCPPPVPCPKPEPCPECPKPEPCPACPECPACPEQKKEYIFIPMPFPAECPEPEPCPVCEECLIKPCIIMGCIWGCHCCNFHEWTVKLYKRCNDMDVFLCCVQISGCGCFEFAVPYEGCYVLKVRISEKCCDTFRCKPVITLNNIGVASFMIE from the coding sequence ATGGACAATATCAGTTATAGTGATGAAGCAATGGCAAGTGCAGGAATACCTTTTGATGATATAAACTGGTATAATATTGAAGGCCAGCCTTTTGGTCTTGCCTCCAGATTTAATGTGATTGTATTTAACGATGCCAATAACATTATCGATGTTGAAGGGCCTGTTGCGATAGGGGGAAGTTTTTACAGCCCAAGAGGCCTGAGTGTTGGATTTGCCAGAGACAGCGGTTACAGAGAAGCCAATTATTCCCCGGATTTAGTACGCTTTTTAGTTGGCGGTAATGTATCAATGAACGGCCCTTTGGTTGTTATCGGTCATGTGGTGGTCGGCGGTGGATTCCGGGCAGCCAAGGGAAGCACCTATTTAATCGGAAAAGATGGTACATCCAATGGGATTCAGGAACTAAAGTTTTTGTACCAGGCCAGCGGAGGCAGCCAATATTGGACCCCATCGGATCAAGGGAATCATTATGTGGTTTCCAGTTATGATGTGCCAAGATATATACCTGCAAGCAGGATTGGTGCAAACTTACCAGGATTTTTTAATGATGCCAGGGAAAGCATCGGATACTACAAAAACTGTATCGAAGATTTAGCTCCTAATGGAAGAGTCGTGGATAATAATTACGAATGGATTTTAATGGGCAATGATCCGGTACAGAATGTATTTCTTATTGATGTAAGGCCAAATGGTTTAATCAACAAAGGAATACGTGCAGAAGTTCCGCAAGGAAGTACGGTTATTGTAAGGTTGAGAACGGGAGCAAATGCCCATTTGCAATATGGTGTTTATGGGGAAAGAAGCAAAGCCAATGAAACCTTGTATGTGTTTGAGGATGCGACGAATATTTATATGGAAAAATCCTCTGATATCTGGGGCAGCATACTGGCACCCCAGGCGATGTTCCATGCACATTCTACAGGCGGCCATGTAAGCGGTAATGCGGCCTTAGGAGCTTTTGCCGTAAATGCTAACAGCGGTTTTGAATTTCATTATTTTCCTTTTGTGGGAGGTGTGATATGTCAAGCCCTAGCACCGGTTCCGGAAGTACCTCAGATATTACCGGGAAGGGAGGAGCAGCCTGTTTTGGTATGCCCGGAATGTCCAGTCCCCGCCCCCTGTCCTCCGGCGGAACCCTGCCCAGCCCCCACGCCCTGTCCGCCCCCGGAGCCCTGCCCGAAGTGCCCGGTTCCCGCGCCCTGCCCGGAGTGCCCGGCCCCCGCGCCCTGTCCTCCGGCAAAGCCCTGCCCGGAGTGCCCGGCCCCCGCGCCCTGTCCTCCGGCAAAGCCCTGCCCGGAGTGCCCGGCCCCCACACCCTGTCCTCCGGCAAAGCCCTGCCCGGAGTGCCCGGCCCCCACACCCTGTCCTCCGGCAAAGCCCTGCCCGGAGTGTCCTGCCCCCACGCCCTGTCCGCCTCCGAAGCTTTGCCCGACGTGCCCGCCTCCTATTCCCTGTCCGCCGCCGGTCCCATGCCCAAAACCAGAGCCATGCCCGGAATGTCCGAAGCCAGAGCCATGCCCAGCCTGCCCGGAATGCCCAGCCTGCCCGGAACAGAAAAAGGAATATATTTTCATTCCTATGCCATTTCCTGCAGAGTGCCCGGAACCGGAACCATGCCCTGTATGTGAGGAATGCCTGATCAAACCCTGTATTATCATGGGATGTATCTGGGGCTGCCACTGCTGTAATTTCCATGAATGGACTGTAAAATTATACAAAAGATGCAACGACATGGATGTTTTTCTGTGCTGTGTGCAGATTAGCGGTTGCGGGTGCTTTGAATTTGCGGTTCCTTATGAAGGCTGCTATGTCTTAAAAGTAAGAATCTCTGAAAAGTGCTGCGATACGTTCCGGTGCAAACCGGTTATTACTTTAAATAATATTGGTGTAGCTAGTTTTATGATCGAATGA
- a CDS encoding DEAD/DEAH box helicase codes for MKSFRNYIISEDIGKALKGLGYDIPTEVQARVIPAALEKNDLMVKAQTGSGKTAAYAIPICELIEWLENKPQALILTPTRELAVQVKEDFTNIGRFKRLKAAAIYGRHSFSMEKAELKQKTHVVVGTPGRVMDHIKKGTLPLTKINYLVIDEADRMLDMGFIKQVEAIMKELPMERMTMLFSATMPQEVKNMSLDYMRDPINIDVSEANITTSDIDHFLYYVKEEDKFELLNDVMIVEKPDSCMIFCSTKDRVDIVCERLKNFGYPCNKMHGGMEQADRLSSIKGFKRGEYRYLIATDLAARGIDIETISMVINYDIPLDKENYVHRPGRTGRAGQKGKAVSFLDPAQTRYLHDIQELIGFSIQELPKPAKEEVSVQKPSFDEKMNAVPPIKKRKSDQLNKEIMKLRFNGGKKKKLRAANFVGVISNLEGVKAEDIGIITIQDTLTYIEILNGKGPLVLEAMKNTMICGKRLKVTEALDKMEQMK; via the coding sequence ATGAAAAGTTTTCGTAATTATATCATCAGTGAGGATATTGGAAAGGCACTTAAAGGTCTGGGGTATGATATACCTACGGAAGTTCAGGCCAGAGTCATTCCAGCCGCTTTAGAAAAAAATGATCTTATGGTCAAAGCACAGACCGGAAGCGGCAAAACAGCTGCATACGCAATACCAATATGCGAATTAATTGAATGGCTTGAAAATAAACCGCAAGCGCTCATTCTTACTCCGACAAGGGAACTCGCTGTTCAGGTGAAAGAAGATTTTACCAATATAGGCAGATTTAAACGGCTAAAAGCAGCGGCGATCTATGGAAGGCACTCATTTTCTATGGAGAAAGCAGAGTTGAAGCAGAAAACACATGTAGTTGTTGGTACTCCGGGGCGTGTTATGGATCATATAAAGAAAGGTACCTTACCCTTAACTAAGATCAACTATTTGGTAATTGATGAAGCGGACCGGATGCTGGATATGGGATTTATAAAACAGGTGGAGGCAATTATGAAAGAGCTGCCTATGGAACGGATGACAATGTTGTTTTCTGCTACCATGCCCCAGGAAGTAAAAAATATGTCATTGGATTATATGAGAGATCCTATAAATATCGATGTCAGCGAGGCCAATATTACAACCTCTGACATTGATCATTTTCTTTATTATGTCAAGGAAGAAGACAAATTTGAATTGCTTAATGATGTTATGATTGTAGAAAAACCGGACAGCTGTATGATCTTTTGCAGTACAAAGGACCGGGTGGATATAGTATGTGAACGTCTGAAGAATTTCGGCTATCCTTGTAATAAAATGCATGGCGGCATGGAACAGGCTGACCGCTTATCATCAATCAAGGGATTTAAAAGAGGAGAGTACCGCTATTTAATAGCCACAGATTTAGCTGCAAGAGGGATCGACATTGAAACTATTTCAATGGTTATTAACTATGACATTCCCTTGGATAAGGAAAACTATGTTCATCGTCCAGGAAGGACAGGGCGTGCAGGTCAAAAAGGGAAGGCCGTTTCCTTTTTGGATCCTGCACAAACCAGATATTTGCATGACATCCAGGAGTTGATCGGGTTTAGCATTCAGGAATTACCGAAACCCGCCAAGGAGGAGGTTTCCGTTCAAAAGCCTTCCTTTGATGAAAAAATGAATGCGGTCCCTCCGATTAAAAAAAGGAAAAGTGATCAGTTAAACAAAGAGATTATGAAATTACGTTTCAATGGCGGAAAGAAAAAGAAGCTCAGAGCGGCCAATTTTGTTGGAGTCATTTCCAATCTGGAAGGTGTCAAGGCAGAGGACATCGGAATAATAACCATACAAGATACCCTGACCTATATTGAAATACTTAACGGGAAAGGTCCATTGGTTCTGGAAGCCATGAAAAATACAATGATTTGCGGGAAGCGATTGAAGGTTACGGAAGCATTGGATAAAATGGAACAGATGAAATGA
- the rsmH gene encoding 16S rRNA (cytosine(1402)-N(4))-methyltransferase RsmH codes for MDNQEQKHQRRPRYQGTHPKAFKDKYKELQPELYADAVAKIIQKGNTPAGMHRSICVKEILDFLQITPGQTGLDATLGYGGHTLEMLKCLNSKGHLYATDVDSIELPRTRERLEHLGYGSEILTIRQTNFSNIDQITSESGPLNFILADLGVSSMQIDNPERGFSFKTEGPLDLRLNPSKGISAADRLKTISQEELHGMLLENADEPHAAEIAGAIVTAIKKGTDITTTSQLQQIIQDALKFIPEKERNNEIKKSCQRSFQALRIDVNNEFEVLYEFLEKLPAALAEGGRVAILTFHSGEDRLVKKSFQRFYREGVYKEITPEAIRPSAAECSSNSRARCAKLRWAIKS; via the coding sequence ATGGATAATCAAGAGCAAAAGCACCAGCGCCGTCCCAGATATCAAGGTACTCACCCAAAAGCTTTTAAAGATAAATACAAGGAACTTCAGCCGGAGTTATATGCTGATGCTGTGGCAAAGATAATTCAAAAAGGCAACACGCCTGCTGGTATGCATCGTTCCATATGCGTGAAGGAAATATTAGATTTCTTACAAATCACACCTGGACAAACTGGATTAGATGCAACCTTAGGCTATGGCGGACATACGTTAGAGATGCTTAAATGCTTAAATTCTAAGGGACATTTGTATGCCACTGATGTGGATTCTATAGAATTGCCCCGAACAAGGGAGCGTTTGGAACACTTAGGTTATGGCTCAGAAATTTTAACAATCAGGCAAACAAACTTTTCCAATATCGATCAGATTACTTCCGAATCAGGACCATTGAATTTTATTTTGGCTGATTTGGGAGTCTCTTCCATGCAAATAGACAATCCTGAAAGAGGATTTTCTTTTAAGACAGAGGGACCATTGGACTTAAGGCTAAATCCTTCGAAAGGCATCTCTGCAGCGGATCGCCTGAAAACGATTTCACAAGAGGAGTTACATGGGATGTTATTAGAAAACGCAGACGAGCCTCATGCCGCTGAAATCGCTGGTGCCATTGTAACCGCTATAAAAAAAGGAACAGACATTACAACAACAAGCCAGCTCCAACAAATTATTCAAGATGCGCTGAAATTCATTCCAGAAAAAGAAAGAAACAATGAAATTAAAAAATCCTGCCAAAGAAGCTTTCAGGCACTGCGAATCGATGTCAATAACGAATTCGAAGTGCTGTACGAATTCTTAGAAAAACTTCCTGCTGCCCTGGCGGAAGGCGGGCGTGTTGCTATCCTTACGTTTCATTCCGGGGAGGATCGTCTCGTTAAAAAATCCTTTCAGCGCTTCTATCGGGAAGGGGTCTATAAGGAAATAACGCCTGAAGCGATACGGCCTTCAGCAGCTGAATGCAGCTCCAATAGCCGTGCCCGATGTGCTAAATTACGCTGGGCTATAAAATCTTAA
- a CDS encoding RrF2 family transcriptional regulator, which translates to MKISTRGRYAIRLMIDLAEHNNGEYITLMDIAKRQEISEKYLEAIVSILSKNNLLVSLRGKGGGYKLAKDPESYTIGSILRLTEGSLAPVACLDGENNNCSRSPECQTIDLWEGLNKLINEYLDGVTIADLMKKSDYKDNYII; encoded by the coding sequence ATGAAAATTTCAACAAGAGGCCGTTATGCGATTCGGCTTATGATAGATCTGGCGGAACATAATAATGGAGAATATATTACTTTGATGGACATCGCGAAACGGCAGGAAATATCAGAAAAGTATCTGGAAGCCATAGTCTCGATATTGAGCAAAAACAATCTGCTTGTTTCATTAAGAGGAAAGGGCGGCGGCTATAAACTGGCAAAGGACCCGGAAAGCTATACCATTGGCAGCATATTGAGGCTTACGGAAGGATCCCTTGCTCCTGTAGCCTGTCTGGACGGAGAAAACAACAACTGTTCAAGATCCCCTGAATGCCAGACCATTGACTTATGGGAGGGCTTAAATAAACTGATTAATGAATATTTGGACGGGGTAACCATTGCTGATCTGATGAAAAAGAGTGATTATAAGGACAACTATATCATATAA
- a CDS encoding TetR/AcrR family transcriptional regulator has protein sequence MSQITKRALETSLKHLLLQKPLNKITISDIANDCGINRMTFYYHFKDIYDLIEWICKEETARAINGKKTYETWQQGFLQTFQMVLKNKPFISNVYHSISREKIEDYFYAITFDLLMGVVEEKAAGMSVAEADKKFIANFYNFAFVGLLLDWIKKDMREDPQLIIDQVSALIYGDVSRALNRYHVNRSNQITQND, from the coding sequence ATGTCGCAGATAACAAAGCGGGCTCTGGAAACCTCGCTTAAACATCTTTTGTTACAAAAACCGCTGAACAAAATCACCATATCAGACATTGCAAATGATTGCGGAATCAATCGAATGACCTTTTATTATCATTTCAAAGATATTTATGATTTAATTGAATGGATTTGCAAGGAAGAAACGGCAAGAGCAATTAACGGTAAAAAAACTTATGAGACCTGGCAGCAAGGTTTTTTGCAAACATTTCAAATGGTTCTTAAGAATAAACCATTTATTTCAAATGTTTATCATTCCATCAGCAGAGAAAAAATCGAAGACTATTTTTATGCAATCACATTTGACTTGTTAATGGGAGTTGTAGAGGAAAAAGCAGCGGGCATGTCCGTTGCGGAAGCAGATAAAAAATTTATTGCCAACTTTTACAATTTTGCCTTTGTTGGCTTACTTCTGGATTGGATCAAAAAGGACATGCGGGAGGACCCTCAATTAATAATTGATCAGGTCAGCGCTTTGATTTATGGAGATGTATCAAGGGCCTTAAACAGGTATCATGTTAACCGGTCTAATCAAATCACACAAAATGATTAA
- a CDS encoding oleate hydratase, with protein sequence MYYSKGNYESLARPEKPKDVDGKSAYLIGSGLASLAAAAFLVRDGQMEGKRIHILEKDSLAGGACDGYKYEDVGYVIRGGREVDNRYECLWDLFHSIPSLETEGASVLDEFYWLNKHDPNSSHMRATVNRGEDARTDGKFALSDKGMQEIMRLFFTPDEALYNRRISEVFSNEVLNSNFWLYWRTMFAFENWHSALEMKLYIKRFIHHIGGMPDFTAVRFTKLNQYESMILPLVKYLETHDVQFHYGTKVENIIFDTQNDKKVATCIEVIRNNTKEHIDLTANDLVFITNGGCVENSSIGSQNAPASFSYEIKPGGGWDMWRKIAAQDPSFGHPDKFCYDAEQSNWMSATVTTLDNRIPPYIQKICKRDPFSGKVVTGGIVTVKDSNWLLSWTFNRQPHFRNQPKDQLVGWIYGLFTDKPGNFVKKPMRECTGKEICMEWLYHIGVPVNEIEDMAERSANTVPCMMPYITAFFMPREAGDRPDVIPAGSVNFAFLGQFAETKRDTIFTIEYSVRTAMESVYTLLDIDRGVPEVWGSTYDVRDLLNATSKLSDGKRITDLELDPNAKAVLKETLKKIAGTDIEKLLKEYQLI encoded by the coding sequence ATGTATTATTCTAAAGGAAATTATGAATCACTGGCTCGGCCGGAAAAGCCAAAAGATGTTGACGGGAAATCAGCCTATCTCATTGGTTCAGGTCTTGCCTCACTGGCTGCCGCAGCTTTTCTTGTTCGTGACGGACAGATGGAAGGCAAACGAATCCATATTTTAGAGAAAGATTCACTGGCAGGCGGTGCCTGCGATGGATACAAATATGAAGATGTGGGATATGTGATCCGCGGCGGACGCGAGGTAGATAACCGCTATGAGTGCTTATGGGACTTATTTCATTCCATTCCGTCGCTGGAAACGGAAGGTGCCAGTGTGCTTGATGAGTTCTATTGGCTCAATAAGCATGACCCGAACAGTTCCCACATGCGTGCAACCGTAAATCGCGGCGAAGATGCCCGCACGGACGGCAAGTTTGCTTTGTCAGACAAAGGCATGCAGGAGATTATGAGACTATTCTTCACACCGGATGAGGCTCTGTATAACCGGCGTATTTCTGAAGTATTCAGCAATGAGGTTTTGAATTCAAATTTCTGGCTGTACTGGCGTACCATGTTTGCTTTTGAAAATTGGCATAGTGCACTGGAAATGAAACTGTATATCAAACGATTTATTCACCATATTGGCGGTATGCCTGATTTTACAGCCGTCCGGTTCACTAAGCTCAATCAGTATGAATCCATGATTCTGCCCTTAGTCAAGTATTTAGAAACCCATGATGTACAGTTCCATTACGGGACCAAGGTGGAAAATATCATATTTGATACCCAAAATGATAAAAAAGTGGCAACTTGCATTGAAGTTATCCGTAATAATACGAAAGAGCACATTGATCTGACTGCAAACGATCTGGTATTTATCACCAACGGCGGCTGCGTGGAAAACTCCTCGATCGGCAGCCAAAACGCTCCTGCATCTTTCAGCTATGAAATCAAACCAGGCGGCGGCTGGGATATGTGGCGCAAAATCGCGGCTCAGGACCCGTCCTTTGGACACCCGGATAAGTTCTGCTATGATGCAGAGCAAAGTAACTGGATGTCTGCAACCGTGACGACCCTTGACAACCGTATTCCTCCTTACATCCAGAAAATATGCAAACGGGATCCCTTTAGCGGCAAGGTGGTTACCGGCGGCATCGTAACCGTTAAGGATTCTAACTGGCTGCTTAGCTGGACTTTTAACCGTCAGCCTCATTTCCGCAATCAGCCGAAAGATCAGTTAGTTGGCTGGATTTACGGTTTATTTACTGACAAGCCCGGCAATTTTGTCAAAAAGCCCATGCGTGAATGCACGGGCAAGGAAATCTGTATGGAGTGGTTGTATCACATCGGGGTTCCGGTAAATGAAATTGAGGATATGGCAGAGCGCAGCGCTAACACGGTACCCTGTATGATGCCTTATATTACAGCATTCTTTATGCCCCGCGAAGCAGGTGACCGCCCTGATGTTATTCCGGCAGGCAGCGTAAACTTTGCTTTTCTCGGTCAATTTGCAGAGACAAAACGGGATACGATTTTTACCATTGAATATTCCGTCCGAACCGCTATGGAAAGTGTTTATACGCTTTTGGATATTGACCGGGGGGTACCCGAAGTCTGGGGCAGCACATATGATGTTCGTGATCTGCTAAATGCCACTTCAAAATTAAGCGATGGCAAAAGAATCACAGATCTAGAACTTGATCCCAATGCAAAAGCCGTACTGAAAGAGACTCTCAAGAAGATTGCTGGTACAGATATAGAAAAACTGCTTAAAGAATATCAGTTAATATAA
- a CDS encoding SDR family NAD(P)-dependent oxidoreductase, with the protein MENLFDLTGKVAVVTGASSGLGADAALAYAKAGADVALLARRIDKLNGVKAEIEKTGSKVIAVGCDVTNEESVKAAVQTVLDTFGHIDILLNNAGVAVHGGVDSMSVEDWDKSFDTNVKGIFLASKYVLPQMKERGYGKIINIASVNAVVADKFDVFIRHSYNSSKAAVVGLTRGMAASYAKYGITVNAIGPALFESEMTSETLFKSEKFLTQYNTLNPAGRPGRRGELNGTVLYLSSDSSSYVQGQFIIVDGGGALV; encoded by the coding sequence ATGGAAAATCTTTTTGACTTAACCGGAAAAGTAGCAGTAGTCACAGGAGCAAGTTCAGGGCTTGGTGCAGATGCGGCACTTGCTTATGCAAAAGCCGGGGCAGATGTTGCATTGCTGGCAAGACGTATAGATAAGCTGAATGGGGTAAAAGCAGAAATTGAGAAAACAGGCAGTAAGGTAATTGCAGTTGGCTGTGATGTCACAAATGAGGAAAGTGTAAAAGCAGCGGTACAAACCGTGCTTGATACCTTCGGACACATAGATATTTTGTTAAACAATGCAGGAGTTGCTGTTCATGGCGGAGTAGACAGTATGTCAGTGGAGGATTGGGATAAATCCTTTGATACAAATGTGAAAGGAATCTTTTTAGCAAGCAAATATGTACTTCCGCAAATGAAGGAAAGAGGCTATGGTAAAATTATTAATATTGCATCCGTAAATGCTGTAGTTGCAGATAAATTTGATGTATTTATCAGACATTCCTATAATTCCTCCAAAGCTGCAGTGGTTGGCTTGACAAGAGGTATGGCAGCTTCCTATGCAAAATATGGTATCACAGTGAATGCCATTGGGCCTGCTCTTTTTGAAAGTGAAATGACGAGTGAAACCTTATTTAAGTCAGAAAAATTTCTGACCCAGTATAACACATTGAACCCGGCAGGACGCCCTGGAAGAAGAGGGGAATTAAATGGTACGGTTCTCTATCTTTCCAGCGATAGTTCCAGTTATGTTCAAGGCCAGTTCATCATCGTAGATGGCGGCGGAGCTCTTGTATAG
- a CDS encoding oxidoreductase: MYNKLFEAGNIGKVRIKNRLVMSPMGCGLANLDGTPSEDMIAFYEARAVGGAGIIIPEITRINDKHGAGLMRQLSVTKDRHIGPLAELAKAVHKHGSKILIQLHHPGRETVSALIGGQPVVAPSPVPCKLVKQETRALTIEEIKQLILQFIEGAVRVQKAGCDGVELHAAHGYLLHQFLSPYTNKREDEYGGSFENRLRMIIEIIHGIRRECGPDFPIGVRLSVEEFLDKTGVTEEYIHVQDGVKIAMALEQAGIDFIDISCGLYETGMTCIEPISFPQGWRHDMLLAVKNQVKIPVIGVSVFREPAVAEKFLEEGVVDFISMGRSWNADEEWGKKVLEGREDELRKCISCLRCFESLNEYNAAGLPPECALNPRYARERKYGNLVHDIQGHTAVVVGGGPAGMCAAQTLALRGVKVTLLDRQSELGGTVNLARKPPLKERMQWIADYYDGEFKRLGVEVRLNTEATADRIMEYKPDAVILATGSASIIPGKIPGIKGNNVFTVESVLSGKSAMKGKKVAVIGAGLTGLETAEYLCEEGNQVTIIDMLDKPAPNANHTNVADVCGRLAKSGADYLLGHSLKEIKADGIVLERLDDHTEVKVSADAVVLSLGFRPDQSLVSELEAKGAEVRVVGSALKDGAIAPAVRTGYEAGSQLFTEKQKVPSFCVSKDEIQNFGKISLMDNQEGLYISYLTDPEAIVRLLPPPLKPFSMPVVTLSICHVNNPTFADDYYEAILGVYATYGKSLGLYTMGLVLGGPGAEMAVQCGRDNGSIPKKLGGEFVIRRNGDTVTAGVTRRGTQLVDATVKLGEYNNPMMAALYQYPAAGKQTFGGGFYFHFDRIPDENGVSHFQSGALLMNQCEYNYQSWEPGIATLQLKSSMDDPWAELPVNTIIGGAYSKNSLLVHKLNLVEKLEANDIIPFLLTGRYDRTAFMETGRI, from the coding sequence ATGTATAACAAATTATTTGAAGCTGGAAATATTGGAAAGGTTAGGATCAAGAATCGCTTGGTCATGTCACCAATGGGGTGCGGACTTGCAAACCTTGATGGAACTCCGTCGGAAGATATGATTGCTTTTTATGAAGCAAGAGCAGTTGGCGGTGCAGGAATCATCATACCAGAGATTACACGTATCAATGATAAGCATGGAGCAGGACTTATGAGACAGCTGTCCGTCACAAAAGACAGGCATATCGGACCACTGGCTGAGCTTGCCAAAGCCGTACATAAGCATGGCAGCAAGATATTGATACAGCTGCATCATCCGGGACGTGAAACGGTTTCTGCACTGATTGGGGGACAGCCGGTAGTTGCGCCATCCCCTGTTCCTTGTAAATTAGTGAAACAGGAAACACGTGCCCTTACCATAGAAGAAATCAAACAATTGATTTTGCAGTTTATAGAAGGCGCAGTCCGAGTCCAAAAAGCAGGTTGCGACGGCGTGGAATTACATGCAGCCCATGGATATCTGCTGCATCAGTTTCTGTCTCCTTATACCAATAAAAGAGAAGACGAATACGGCGGGAGTTTCGAAAACCGCCTGAGAATGATCATTGAAATCATCCATGGAATACGGAGGGAATGTGGACCGGATTTCCCAATAGGTGTACGATTAAGTGTAGAAGAATTCCTGGATAAGACAGGTGTGACAGAAGAGTATATTCATGTTCAGGATGGTGTAAAAATAGCCATGGCTTTGGAACAGGCTGGGATTGATTTTATTGATATCAGTTGTGGATTATATGAAACAGGCATGACCTGCATAGAACCAATTTCTTTTCCTCAGGGTTGGAGACATGACATGCTTTTGGCAGTAAAAAATCAAGTAAAAATACCTGTGATCGGTGTATCCGTATTTCGAGAGCCTGCAGTGGCGGAAAAATTCCTGGAAGAAGGGGTAGTAGATTTTATTTCCATGGGACGTTCCTGGAATGCCGATGAAGAGTGGGGGAAAAAAGTACTGGAAGGAAGAGAAGATGAGCTGCGTAAATGCATCTCCTGTCTGCGCTGCTTTGAAAGCCTGAATGAATATAACGCTGCCGGTTTACCTCCGGAATGCGCACTAAACCCCAGATATGCAAGAGAACGGAAATATGGGAATCTTGTTCACGATATCCAAGGACATACTGCCGTTGTAGTGGGCGGCGGACCGGCTGGAATGTGCGCAGCACAAACCCTTGCCCTTCGCGGAGTAAAAGTAACCTTGCTTGACCGTCAAAGTGAACTTGGAGGAACTGTTAATCTTGCCAGGAAACCGCCGTTAAAGGAACGTATGCAGTGGATCGCTGATTACTATGACGGTGAATTCAAGCGGCTTGGAGTAGAAGTAAGGTTAAATACGGAAGCAACCGCTGATAGGATTATGGAATATAAACCAGATGCAGTCATTCTTGCGACAGGCTCTGCGTCCATTATTCCCGGAAAAATCCCCGGAATAAAGGGCAACAACGTATTTACGGTGGAATCGGTGCTGTCCGGTAAATCAGCAATGAAAGGGAAAAAAGTAGCGGTGATCGGTGCTGGGCTTACAGGACTTGAGACGGCGGAATATCTATGTGAAGAGGGAAATCAGGTTACCATTATTGATATGCTTGATAAACCTGCCCCCAATGCAAACCATACCAATGTAGCGGATGTCTGTGGTCGCCTGGCTAAATCAGGTGCGGATTATCTGCTGGGACATTCCTTAAAAGAGATCAAAGCTGATGGCATAGTACTGGAACGGTTGGATGATCATACAGAAGTAAAGGTATCTGCAGATGCGGTCGTACTTTCTCTAGGATTCAGACCGGATCAATCTTTGGTTTCTGAATTGGAAGCAAAGGGGGCAGAGGTGAGGGTGGTAGGAAGTGCCTTAAAAGATGGTGCGATCGCACCTGCAGTACGTACGGGCTATGAAGCAGGTAGTCAGTTATTTACGGAAAAACAAAAAGTTCCAAGCTTTTGTGTTTCCAAAGATGAAATACAAAACTTCGGAAAGATATCTCTCATGGATAATCAGGAGGGACTCTACATAAGTTATCTTACTGACCCGGAAGCAATCGTACGGTTACTGCCTCCTCCATTGAAACCATTTTCTATGCCTGTAGTCACCTTATCCATCTGTCATGTTAATAACCCGACATTTGCAGATGACTACTATGAAGCAATTTTGGGGGTCTATGCCACCTACGGTAAGTCACTTGGCTTATATACCATGGGTCTGGTACTTGGCGGACCCGGTGCTGAGATGGCAGTACAATGCGGCCGTGATAACGGAAGCATTCCAAAGAAACTGGGAGGAGAATTTGTCATCCGAAGAAATGGCGATACGGTAACAGCAGGAGTAACGAGAAGAGGAACACAGCTTGTGGATGCAACTGTGAAATTAGGCGAATATAACAATCCTATGATGGCTGCTCTCTATCAATACCCTGCAGCAGGTAAGCAGACATTTGGAGGCGGGTTCTATTTCCATTTTGACCGGATACCCGATGAAAACGGAGTATCTCATTTTCAAAGCGGAGCATTGCTTATGAATCAATGCGAATATAATTATCAATCATGGGAGCCGGGGATTGCAACCCTCCAATTAAAATCAAGTATGGATGACCCATGGGCAGAGCTTCCGGTCAACACCATAATAGGCGGTGCTTATTCAAAGAACAGCTTATTGGTACATAAACTGAATTTAGTAGAAAAATTAGAAGCCAATGATATCATTCCATTTTTGTTAACCGGTCGCTATGACCGTACGGCATTTATGGAAACAGGCCGTATTTAA